CGCCCGTCAGCATCTCGTCGCGATACGACCACGCGTGACTCCCGGCACTGTCGCAACCCACTGCGAGGTCGGCGATCAGGCCGACTGCCATCCCGGCATCGCGGGCCGCATGGTGCGCGTGCGACAGTCCCTTCGCCGCGAGCCATTGCAGGAACAGATGAAATTCGACTTCATGACGATGCTCGAGCGCAAACGCGTCGACCTCGCAACTGCGCGGGTCGCGCAAAGCTTCAGGCCAGTTGCGCCAGTGGCCGTCGCCTTCCGCTTGCGCGAGCTGGGCGGCCTGCAATGCTTCGAAGCGTGCGTGATCTTCGAGTGCGCGTCCGCCTCGCGTGCAGAAGCCGTGAAATTCGAGCGCGCGCGGCAGGTCCTGAGCGCGGTCGTGGACACAGAACTGCTCGAACAGCGTGCGCAACACCTTGAGTTTCAGCGGCACAGCCTGGGGCCAGTCGATCAGCGGCAACCTTTCGAGCCGGGACCACGCTTCGCTTGCGTGCGCCGCTTCCAGTGCTGCGTGCACGGCTTCTGTGCCGAACACGGCAGCGGGATCGATGTGCGTGACGTTCAGCCATAGGCGCGACGATGGCGAATACGGACTGAAGCGCTGCGGCTGTGCGCTGAACATCGCGTGGGTCGGGCTGATCGCGAGCGCATGCGCGCCGCGTCTTGCGCTTTCGGTCGCCAGTGTCGCGAGCGCCGAATAGTCGCCGATACCGCCATCGCCCACGCGGCGCAGCCCGTAGAGCTGAGCCGCAATGCCCCATAGAGGCGGCGTGCCGGCGGCATCTTCGTGCAGGGCGCGCCATGCATCGGCGACGGTATAACCGCGCGCGGGAGCAACAGCGAGTGTGACGCGCTGTTCATTGATGACGAGCGTGTGATAACCCGTTTCGCTGATCGGTGACAGCAACGCTGCTTCGCCTTTGGGGGCCGTGAACCGGCCGTCGATCAACGAGCCGCTTTCGAGTTCGATCCGGTAGCGGCTACCCGATTTCACCGCCGCGGCAGGCAGGGCGATGCCGCGTTCGCATTCGGCCGTCATCAGCGGCGGGAGCCGGCGTCCCGAGGTTTCGGCGTCGAGCATGGTCACGCTATGTCTGAGCTGCGCCGGGTTGCTGCATGGCAGGCCCATGCGTTCGAGCAGTGTGGTGAGCGTGCGCTCGGGGACACGTTCTATCTCGCCGTGCGCGTTGTGCCACTCGACTTCGAAACCCGCACGCACAGCGAGGCTTTCGACCGCATCGCCGGATCGTCTGGAGGCGTTCACGCGTGGGGCTCCCGTTTGGCGACCTTGCGCGCATCATGCCCAATCGCGTATTCGCTGATGTCGCCCGTCAGCCATGCGACGAACGAGAACGACGGCAATTCCCCGGCTGCAATGGAATCGCGTACCCGCGGCGGTGTTTCGAAGACAACCTTGCCGACGGGCGTTTCCACCAGCGGCACACTGTTGCTCGACAGGTTGAGCGCGATCGAAAGGGTCTGGCCGTCGCCGAGCCGCCAGCGTGCGACGAGCGCATCGGCGTGTGCGCCATTTCGCGCGGACAGCACGTTCGCGCCGAGCGGTTTCGCGTGGGCAAGGCGCGGTGTGATCAGTTTTCCGCGCACGGCGAGCGCCGATTTATAGAAGTGCATCCATTCGAGCCTTTCGTCTGCATCGGGCGCAGGCTCTGTTGCCCTCGGTGGCGACGATGACGCAAACGTTCGCGCATCGTTCGGATCGGGAATGTGCGCGCGACGGCTCTCATCGCTGAATGCGGAGAAGCGCGCGAACTCGCGCCGGCGTCCTTCGCGTACGGCGTCGGCGAGTTCGCCCGTATAGTCGGTAAAGAACAGGAACGGCTGCTCCGAACCGTATTCTTCTTCCATGAACAGCAGCGGGATCTGCGCAGACAGCAGCAACAGACCTGTCGCGGCGCGCAGCGCGTCGGGCGGACACAGCGAACGGAGCCGCTCACCGAGCGCACGATTGCCGATCTGGTCGTGATTCTGCAGGAACATCACGAACGACGTCGGCGGCAGATGGCCACTGGGCTCGCCGCGCGGCCGGCCGTCGTGAATCGGCGACGGGTCGCCCTGATAGCCGAAGCCTTCGCCGAGCACGCGCGCAAGACGCTCGATCGGCCGGTCGGCGTACGCGCGATAGTAACCTTCGTGTTCGGTGGTCAAGAGCACGTGCAGCGCGTTGTGCGCGTCGTCGTTCCATTGCGCGGTGAAATGCGTGTCGAGCAGGCTGGCCGTGTTGCGCTCGTTTTCCAGCACCAGATGCACATGCCGGCCGTGCTGAACCGAGGCGCGCACGTGATCGGAAAAATCGCGCAGCCAGGCGTCGTTGTCGATTGCGTGCACCGCGTCGAGACGCAGGCCATCGAAGCGGTATTCGTTGATCCAGTATTGCGCGTTGTCGCAGAAGAATTCACTGACTTCGACACGCGCGAAATCGATTGCGAGACCCCACGGCGTATGCGTGCCTTCGCGAAAGAACGGGCTGGCATATTGATGCAGATAGTTGCCGTCCGGGCCGAAGTGGTTATAGACCACATCGAGAAACACCTGCAGGCCGAGACCGTGGGCCGTGTCGATCAACGCTTTCAGGTCGTCCGGCCGGCCGTACGATGAATCGGGTGCGTAGGGCAGCACGCCGTCGTAACCCCAGTTGCGGCTGCCGGGAAAATCGTTCAGCGGCATCAGCTCGATGGCGGTGACACCCAGCTCGACGAGCGCCTTCAGGCGCTCCATCACCCCCGCATAGCCGCCCAGCGCGCCGACATGCAGCTCGTACAACACAGTCTCTTCCCATGGCCGGCCGTGCCAGTGCGTGTGCTGCCAGTGGTACGCGCGCGGATCGATCACTTCGCTCGGACCATGCACATCCTGCGGTTGAAAGCGCGAGGCGGGATCGGGCACGATGATCCCGTTGTCGAGTTTGTAGCGATACAGCGTGCCCGCGCCGCACGCGACCTCCGCTTCGAACCAGCCATTGCCGGTCGACGTCATGTCAACCGATGCAGCCGGCGCCCCACCCTCGATCTCGACCGTTACCGCCTTGCAGGATGGCGCCCAGAAGCGAAAGCGCGTGCGCGCCTTCGCGCGGCCGGCGCCGAGCAGCTGGGCGCCAAATGGCAGGCAGTGCGCATGATGGTGCGTATGCGGGTCGACAGGAATTTGAGACATGATTCATCACCATTCGGTTGGACAACCGGGCCCGCCATCGGGCCTCTCACGCGGTGCCTGCGCTCCAGCTCAATCGTGCGTCTGCGTGCCGGGGTCGGGCGGCAGCGCGGTCAAGAGGCGCGGGCCGTACTGCGCGCCCGCACGCCAGCCAGCCTGCCAGTCCGCATCGCCGACAGGCAGCGCAGCCACTATGACGAGCGCGTGGGCAGCCACGTCCAGCACGGGGGTCGTCAACGGACGCGGCGGCGCGTCCGGATTAGCCGTGTCGAGGAGCACATTCCATTCCAGGTGCGGCGGAGGCGGGGTAAACGTCAGCGCCTCGCCGCTCGCGTTCAACATCAACAACAATACTTCCGTTTGGTCACTCAGATCCGGACCCGCGCGCCGCAGCGTGAGCGCGCGTCCTTCCGGGTCCTGCCACGCTTCGATCGTCAACGGCTCGCCGCGTTCATCGAACCAGCCCACATCGTAGAGACCGGGCAGCACTTCATGGTCGCCGGACAGAAAGCGCGTCTCGCGCAGCAGCGGATGCTGCTTGCGCAGCGCAATCACGCGCGCGACGAACTCCGTCATCCGCGCACCGCTTGGCAACGTCGCGCGCTCCCAGTCGAGCCAGGAGAACTCGTTGTCCTGACAGTAGGCGTTGTTGTTGCCCTGCTGGGTGCGGCCGAACTCGTCGCCAGCAGGAAACATCGGTGTGCCGAGCGCCGTGAAGAGCGTCGCGAACATCGAGCGCGCTACGCGTGCGCGCGTTTCGACGATGTCCGGATCGTCGGTCGGACCTTCGACACCCCAGTTCGAACTGCAGTTCTCGTTGTGGCCGTCGTTGTTGTCTTCACCGTTTATCTCATTGTGCTTCTGCTCGTGCGAGACCAGATCGGCCAGCGTAAAGCCGTCGTGTGACGCCACGAAATTCACCGACGCCCAGGGTTTTCTGCTGCGCCGGTTGAAGAGGTCGGCGGAGCCGGTCAGGCGCGCCGCGAGATCGGGACGCAGGCCGGCGTCGCCGCGCCAGAAACGGCGCACCGTGTCACGAAAACGATCGTTCCATTCGGAGAAGCCAGGGGGATGGTTGCCGAGCTGATAGCCGCCCGGGCCGATGTCCCATGGTTCGGAAATCAGCTTGCGCTGCGACAGCACCGGGTCCTGACGGACCGCATCGAAAAAGCCGGAGCCCGGATCGAAGCCGCTGTACTCGCGGCCAAGCGTTACGCCGAGATCGAAGCGGAAGCCGTCGATGTTGAACGCCGTCGACCAGTAACGCAGCGAATCCATCACCATCTGCAGCACACGCGGATGGGGCATGTTCAGCGTGTTGCCGCAGCCGGTGTCGTTGATGTGATGCCGTTCGTCGCCCGGAATCAGCCGGTAGTAGCTGGCGTTGTCGAGGCCGCGCCACGAGACGGTCGGGCCCAGTTCGTTGCCTTCGCAGGTGTGGTTGTAGACGACGTCGAGAATCACCTCGATACCCGCCGCATGTAGCTGGCGCACGGCGATGCGCATTTCGTCGAGACGATGCATCGACAGATACGACGGCTCCGGCGCGAAGAACGAGGCCGTGTTGTAGCCCCAGTAGTTACGCAGGCCGCGGCTCACGAGAAAGCGGTCGTTGAGGAATGCATGCACCGGCAGCAGTTCGACAGCGGTGACGCCGAGCCTCAGCAGATGGTCGATGAACTCGGGCGCGGTGAGCGCGGCGAACGTGCCGCGTTCGTGATGGCGCAGATCGGGGCGGAGCATCGAGACGCCGCGCAGATGCGCTTCGTAGACGATGGATTCACCCCAGGGGGTATTCGGCCGCACATCGTGCGACCAGTCGAAAGCTTCGTCGATCACGACGCATTTCGGCATCGCCGGCGCCGAGTCACGACGGTCGATCGACAGGTCGAGCCGGTTCGAATGCACGCGGTACCCGAACAGCGCATCCGACCAGCGGAACTGGCCGACGAGCTTGCGGGCGTATGGGTCGAGCAGGAGCTTGTGCGGATTGAAGCGGTGGCCGTGCTGCGGCTGGTAAGGACCGTCCGCGCGAAACCCGTAGACGGTGCCCGGATGCGCGCCGGGCAGATAGCCGTGCCACACCTCGTCGGTATTTTCGGGCAGGTCGAAGCGGGTCAGTTCCTTGCGGCCGGTGGGATCGAACAGACACAGTTGCATCCGATGCGCGTGCGCCGAGAACACGGCGAAGTTCACACCGAGACCGTCCCAGCTTGCGCCGAGCGGATAGGGTGAGCCCGGCGACAGCCGGTCGGGCAATGCATGCGACATGTTTCCCGTTCCTTGTTCTGATTCGTTCGTTATCGGGAAGTCCCGGCGGGTACGCACCCGAGCCGCGCTGAGCGCGGCGCGTGCCGGGCGACATCAGTCCGCCCGCAGGATGATCGTGGCGAGCGGCGGCAGCACCAGAACGGCCGATTGCGGTTTGCCGTGACTCGCGACTTCCTCCGTATAAATGAGCCCGCTGTTGCCGAGGTTGGAACCGCCATACACGCTCGCGTCGCTGTTGAACACTTCGCTCCACCGTCCGGCTCGCGGTACGCCGATGCGATAGCCGAGCCGCGGCACCGGCGTGAAGTTGCAGACCGCGACGAGTTCGCGCCCCGCGCCATCGACGCGCCGGTACGCGAACACACTGTTGCCGCTGTCGTCGCCGATCAGCCATTCGAAGCCGCCGGGGTCGCTATCGAGCATGTGCAGCGCAGGCTCTTCGTCGTAGAGGCGGTTCAGGTCGCGCACGACCCTCTGTACGCCGTGATGCAGCGGGTCGTCGAGCAGATGCCAGTGCGGCGACTGATCGTGATCGAACTCGGCCATCTGTCCGAATTCGCCGCCCATGAAGAGCAGCTTCTTGCCCGGATGCGTCCACATGAAACCGAAGTACGCACGCAGATTCGCGAAGCGCTGCCAGCGGTCACCCGGCATCTTGCCGAGCAGCGACCCCTTGCCGTGCACGACTTCGTCGTGCGAAAGCGGCAGCACGAAGCGCTCCGAATACGCGTAGACCATGCCGAACGTCATGCTGTGATGGTGGTAGTTCCGGTGGACCGGATCCTCATGCATGTAGTGGAGCGTGTCGTGCATCCAGCCCATGTTCCATTTGAAGTCGAACCCCAGGCCACCGTCTTCGATGCGCGCCGTGACGCCAGGCCATGCCGTCGATTCTTCCGCGATCGTGATTGCGCCATGCACGTCAGGCATGTGGCGGACCTCATGATTCAGGCGCTTCAGAAAGGCGATCGATTCGAGGTTTTCCCGGCCGCCGTAGATGTTCGGCACCCACTCGCCGGCGGCGCGCGAATAGTCGCGATACAGCATCGACGCAACCGCATCGACACGCAGACCATCGACGTGATAGCGCTTCAACCACGCCAGCGCGGATGCCACCATGAACGCGCTCACCTCGTTGCGGCCGAGGTTGTAGATCATTGTGTTCCAGTCCTGGTGATAGCCTTCGCGCGGATCGGCATGCTCGTACAGCGGTGTGCCGTCGAATTCGACGAGCCCGTGAGCGTCGTTCGGAAAGTGCGCCGGCACCCAGTCGAGAATGACGCCAAGCCCCGCTTCGTGCGTGCGGTTGACGAAGTCGGCGAACGCTTCAGGCCGGCCGAAGCGAGCCGAGGGCGCGAACTGCGAGAGCGGCTGATAGCCCCATGAGCCGCCAAACGGATGTTCGGCGATCGGCATGAATTCGAGGTGCGTGAAGCCCATACCCTTTGCGTACGGAATCAGCCGGTCCGCCAGTTCGGACCAGGTCAGGCCGCGCCGGCCTTCTTCCGCGACGCGCAACCACGACTCCGCATGCACTTCGTAGATCGAGATCGGCGATTGCGGGGTCTGCCTGCCCGCACGCGACTGCATCCACGCGCCGTCGGTCCACGCGAACTGCTCGACCTCGTCGACGTGTGCGACGACGGACGCTGTTCCAGGTGGCCG
The DNA window shown above is from Paraburkholderia sp. BL10I2N1 and carries:
- the malQ gene encoding 4-alpha-glucanotransferase, coding for MNASRRSGDAVESLAVRAGFEVEWHNAHGEIERVPERTLTTLLERMGLPCSNPAQLRHSVTMLDAETSGRRLPPLMTAECERGIALPAAAVKSGSRYRIELESGSLIDGRFTAPKGEAALLSPISETGYHTLVINEQRVTLAVAPARGYTVADAWRALHEDAAGTPPLWGIAAQLYGLRRVGDGGIGDYSALATLATESARRGAHALAISPTHAMFSAQPQRFSPYSPSSRLWLNVTHIDPAAVFGTEAVHAALEAAHASEAWSRLERLPLIDWPQAVPLKLKVLRTLFEQFCVHDRAQDLPRALEFHGFCTRGGRALEDHARFEALQAAQLAQAEGDGHWRNWPEALRDPRSCEVDAFALEHRHEVEFHLFLQWLAAKGLSHAHHAARDAGMAVGLIADLAVGCDSAGSHAWSYRDEMLTGVSVGAPPDLFNQAGQAWGLTTFSPRAMRTQGFAAFIDMLRAAFVHAGGVRIDHILGLRRLWLVPEGEPARNGAYLRYPLDDLLRLIALESWRHRSIVIGEDLGTVPMGFRERLFEHGLAGIRVLWFERSGSGEGFKAPRDWDRDVVSTTTTHDLPTVTGWWRGEDIDWRNRIGQTALRADGRDHVALAHAERAADRDALWRAFQQAGVAAADVPAPSTDNAPVDEALAFVAATPATLVTFPLEDLLGLADSPNLPGSIDEHPNWRRRVAQSVDELFLDATFCDRLLAVGEMRAPSSAASSSSRSPHTP
- the treZ gene encoding malto-oligosyltrehalose trehalohydrolase, yielding MSQIPVDPHTHHHAHCLPFGAQLLGAGRAKARTRFRFWAPSCKAVTVEIEGGAPAASVDMTSTGNGWFEAEVACGAGTLYRYKLDNGIIVPDPASRFQPQDVHGPSEVIDPRAYHWQHTHWHGRPWEETVLYELHVGALGGYAGVMERLKALVELGVTAIELMPLNDFPGSRNWGYDGVLPYAPDSSYGRPDDLKALIDTAHGLGLQVFLDVVYNHFGPDGNYLHQYASPFFREGTHTPWGLAIDFARVEVSEFFCDNAQYWINEYRFDGLRLDAVHAIDNDAWLRDFSDHVRASVQHGRHVHLVLENERNTASLLDTHFTAQWNDDAHNALHVLLTTEHEGYYRAYADRPIERLARVLGEGFGYQGDPSPIHDGRPRGEPSGHLPPTSFVMFLQNHDQIGNRALGERLRSLCPPDALRAATGLLLLSAQIPLLFMEEEYGSEQPFLFFTDYTGELADAVREGRRREFARFSAFSDESRRAHIPDPNDARTFASSSPPRATEPAPDADERLEWMHFYKSALAVRGKLITPRLAHAKPLGANVLSARNGAHADALVARWRLGDGQTLSIALNLSSNSVPLVETPVGKVVFETPPRVRDSIAAGELPSFSFVAWLTGDISEYAIGHDARKVAKREPHA
- the glgB gene encoding 1,4-alpha-glucan branching protein GlgB; this encodes MNDRDPTIGLSPLDIDALIEARHPDPFSQLGLHYTDAGPVVRVLLPNASHVTVIARDDGRTLGELATIRYGLFAGFVTEAVPYLLRVDWHGTPQEIEDTYSFGNVLSDEALTRLSHGDPYAVLECLGSRPVTHDGVPGVRFAVWAPNARRVSVVGDFNSWDGRRHPMRLRHHGGVWELFVPRVGAGTRYKYEMLTRDGHPLPLKADPCAMQTERPPGTASVVAHVDEVEQFAWTDGAWMQSRAGRQTPQSPISIYEVHAESWLRVAEEGRRGLTWSELADRLIPYAKGMGFTHLEFMPIAEHPFGGSWGYQPLSQFAPSARFGRPEAFADFVNRTHEAGLGVILDWVPAHFPNDAHGLVEFDGTPLYEHADPREGYHQDWNTMIYNLGRNEVSAFMVASALAWLKRYHVDGLRVDAVASMLYRDYSRAAGEWVPNIYGGRENLESIAFLKRLNHEVRHMPDVHGAITIAEESTAWPGVTARIEDGGLGFDFKWNMGWMHDTLHYMHEDPVHRNYHHHSMTFGMVYAYSERFVLPLSHDEVVHGKGSLLGKMPGDRWQRFANLRAYFGFMWTHPGKKLLFMGGEFGQMAEFDHDQSPHWHLLDDPLHHGVQRVVRDLNRLYDEEPALHMLDSDPGGFEWLIGDDSGNSVFAYRRVDGAGRELVAVCNFTPVPRLGYRIGVPRAGRWSEVFNSDASVYGGSNLGNSGLIYTEEVASHGKPQSAVLVLPPLATIILRAD
- the glgX gene encoding glycogen debranching protein GlgX, translated to MSHALPDRLSPGSPYPLGASWDGLGVNFAVFSAHAHRMQLCLFDPTGRKELTRFDLPENTDEVWHGYLPGAHPGTVYGFRADGPYQPQHGHRFNPHKLLLDPYARKLVGQFRWSDALFGYRVHSNRLDLSIDRRDSAPAMPKCVVIDEAFDWSHDVRPNTPWGESIVYEAHLRGVSMLRPDLRHHERGTFAALTAPEFIDHLLRLGVTAVELLPVHAFLNDRFLVSRGLRNYWGYNTASFFAPEPSYLSMHRLDEMRIAVRQLHAAGIEVILDVVYNHTCEGNELGPTVSWRGLDNASYYRLIPGDERHHINDTGCGNTLNMPHPRVLQMVMDSLRYWSTAFNIDGFRFDLGVTLGREYSGFDPGSGFFDAVRQDPVLSQRKLISEPWDIGPGGYQLGNHPPGFSEWNDRFRDTVRRFWRGDAGLRPDLAARLTGSADLFNRRSRKPWASVNFVASHDGFTLADLVSHEQKHNEINGEDNNDGHNENCSSNWGVEGPTDDPDIVETRARVARSMFATLFTALGTPMFPAGDEFGRTQQGNNNAYCQDNEFSWLDWERATLPSGARMTEFVARVIALRKQHPLLRETRFLSGDHEVLPGLYDVGWFDERGEPLTIEAWQDPEGRALTLRRAGPDLSDQTEVLLLMLNASGEALTFTPPPPHLEWNVLLDTANPDAPPRPLTTPVLDVAAHALVIVAALPVGDADWQAGWRAGAQYGPRLLTALPPDPGTQTHD